In one window of bacterium DNA:
- a CDS encoding pentapeptide repeat-containing protein yields the protein MLDQYGNHTRANLLNANLADANLSHVDFSGASLAATTLERTRLKGAVFSGAKLRKLRCHLTRSRGTNHILVPGWPASSGIIRGSL from the coding sequence CTGCTTGATCAGTATGGAAACCACACCCGCGCTAACCTGCTAAATGCAAATCTGGCAGATGCGAATCTTTCCCATGTAGACTTCTCCGGAGCCAGCTTGGCTGCTACAACTCTTGAGCGTACTCGGTTGAAAGGCGCAGTTTTTAGCGGGGCGAAATTAAGGAAATTAAGGTGCCACCTAACTCGGTCGCGGGGAACAAACCATATTCTCGTTCCTGGGTGGCCAGCGAGTTCTGGAATAATTCGGGGCTCTCTTTAA